AAAGCTTCGTATTGTACCGGGCCTGTATCAGCCTGTTGTAAGAATCTTCCAGGCTTTGCTGTGCCTCTTTCAATTCCAGTGTGGTGGATACGCCTTGTTTAAAACGCTCCAGTGCAACCATTACGTTTTCTTTGGCAAGGTCCAGGTTTTCTTCTTCCAGGGCGAGTGCCTGCTTGAAATATTCGTAATCTTTAAATGCATTGCTCAACGCCAGGTTTACAACAGACCGGCGGTTCTCCAACGATATTTGCTGGTAGGCAATATCGAGGCGCGCGTTCCTTATTTCGCGTTGTTTGTTAAACTGGTTAAAGATGGGCACCGTAGCGGAGAAGCCGTAGTTAAGACCGCCATTCTGGTTGAAGATGGTGCTGAACTGGTTGATAGCGGCGTTGGCGCGTGTGCGGTTAAAGTTATAGGTAGAATTGAACGCGATCACCGGGAACAACTCGCCCTTGCGTTCCTTCAACGCCAGTTCCGATATGCGATGTTTTGTTGCGCTACTTTCAGATCGGTGTTGATGGAGTCGATGCCTTGCTGCATTTCGCCGTAGTTCATCGCCAGGTTTACAGGAATGCTGTCCTGCACATCGTACCCTGTACTGTTCGCATCTACACCCATCAATTGATTCAGTGATGATTTGGCTTGCAGGATCAATGTTTGCTGGCGGAGGTGTGCAGCCTTTTGGGCGTTGTAATCCACCTTTGCCTGCAACCAATCCGTTTTTGGTGCGAGGCCTGTCTGGAACTTGGCATCCGACAGTTTTACCCTTTCATCTGAAATAGACATTTGTTCTGCCAGCGCGTGCAGTTGTTGCTTTTGCTGGGAGATATTATAGTAGCCGTTGATGACGGCGGCCATAGTATTCACGATCTGGTTCTTCACCGTGAGTTCGCCTAATACTTTGATGTGCTCCACGCGCTGCCGGGTGGCAAACATTTTAAGACCATCGAACAGTACCCATTGCAGGTTGATGCCGGCTTGCAGGTTCTGGTTTTTAATGCCGCTGGTATCACGTTTGTTGCCGTTGGCGAATTCCTGTTTAATGGCGGTGGTGGTCCAGCTTTTGGCAGCGGTTGCATTCAGCGAGGGCAGGAATGCAAAATTCCGGTAAGCGTAATCGTTCGCCGCGACCTCCGCATCGTTACGGGCCAGGCGCAGGTCGAAGTTGCTCTTCAGCGCAAGGTCCAGCGCCTGTTCCAGCGACAGCACTTCCTGGGCGCGAACGCCGGAAGTTAAGCAGAGCAGCATCAGGCCGGATAAGAATATTTTAATCAGCTTCATTTTGATATAGATGCCGGCAGGTGGACTGCCGGACTTTTTCAATTGCTTATGAATGCGCCATGGCCGCTTCGGCTTCCGACTCCTCTCTTTCTTCTGCTACGGCTTGTTCAAATTCAGTATTCTTTTTCCTTCTTGACATGATGGCGTACATCGCAGGAATGACGTACAGCGTAAGCACCAGCGAGAACATAATACCACCCACGATCACGATACCCAGCGGAATACGGCTGGTAGCGGCCGCGCCTAGCGACATCGCGATCGGCAGGGCACCTAATGCCATGGCGAGGCTCGTCATCAGGATCGGGCGTAAACGCATCGAAGCGCCTATCACTGCGGCGGTATCTTTATTGAGGCCTTCGTCTCGTTTGTGGTTGGCAAACTCCACGATGAGGATACCGTTTTTCGTTACCAGTCCAATAAGCATGATCACCCCGATCTGGGAGAAGATGTTCCAGGTTTGGCCGAAGATGGTAAGTGACAGGAACGCACCCGCGAAGGCCAGTGGTACGGTAAGCATGATGATCAGCGGATCGATCCAGCTTTCGAACTGCGCGGCCAGTACCAGGTAAATCAGCACCAGGGCAAGCGCCAGGGCGAACATCGTGTTGGAGCCGCTTTCCGCATAGTCGCGGGATGAGCCGGAAAGTGCCGTATCGAACGAATCGTCGATTACTTTTTCCTTCTGCAGTTTATCATAAATGTTATACATCTCCTGGATGCCGTCGCCGATGGTTTTGCCAGGCGCTACGTTGGCGGAGATGGTGGCCGATTTATAACGGTTGTAGTGATAAATAACGGGCGGACTGGTTTCCTCACTGATGGTTACCAGGTTGTCGAGTTGTATGGCTTCACCGGCAGCGTTGCGCACATAGATGTTCTGCAGGTCATTCGGATCGTCGCGGTTGCCGCGGAACACCTGGCCCATTACCTGGTATTGTTTACCATTTCGAACGAAGAAGCCGTAACGCTGGTTACTCAGCGCCAGTTGCAGTGTACCCGAAATATCGGCGACGGATACACCCAGTTCGGTAGCTTTTTCGCGATTGATGTGGATGCGCAGTTCCGGTTTGTTAAACTTCAGGTCAACGTCCACACCCTGGAAAACAGGATTTGCGTTTGCCTCTTCCACGAAGCGCGGAATAACGGCCGCCAGTTTATCGAAATTGATGTTCTGCAACACGAATGCTACGGGAAGGCCCTGGCGGCGCCCTACCTGTATGGTTTGCTGTTCGATCGCAAATACCTTACCCTGCGGGAACTGGTACATATTGCGGTTCACCATGTTCACGATCTCTTTTTGCGAGCGCTCCCGTTCTTTCGGATCTACCAGCGCCACGTTCGCGAACGCGGAGTTAACCGAACCGGCACCAGAGAAGCCTGGCGCGGTTACCGTAAGTACGATCCGTTTTTCCGGGATAGAGTCGGCCATGAACTGCGATAGCTTATCCACATAATTTTGCATGTAGTCGTACGAGGTGCCTTCGGGTGCGGTTACAGACAGGCGGAACGTGCTACGGTCTTCCATCGGCGCCAGTTCCGATTGTAATCCGCGGAAGAGGAAGTACATCATGGCCAGGCAGCCTACGATGATCACACCCGCTACCCATTTTACCTTCATGAATTTTTCCAGTGATGACTTATAGCCATTTTCCATTCCCTGGAAGAAAGGTTCAGTTTTAAGGTAGAATTTGGAATGCGTGTGCGTTTTACGGCCCAGCTTCACGTTAAGTACCGGCGTTAACGTCAGCGATACAAAGGCGGATATAATTACCGCGCCCGCCACCACGATACCGAACTCGCGGAACAGTTGTCCTACGAAACCCTGCAGGAAGATGATGGGCAGGAACACGAACGCCAGTGTGATGGACGTTGCGATTACCGCAAAGAATATTTCTTCTGAACCTTCTTTCGCTGCGCGCATGCGTGGCATGCCGGCCTCGATCTTTTTATAAATGTTCTCCGTTACCACGATACCGTCATCCACCACCAGGCCAATAGCCAGTACGATCGCCAGCAGGGTGAGGATATTAATCGTGAACCCGAGTACATACATAATAAAGAAGGCCCCGATGAGCGACACCGGTATATCCGCCAGCGGACGCACCGCCATCAGCCAGTCGCGGAAGAAGAGGTAAATGATGATCACCACCAGTACCAGTGATATCACCAGTGTTTCCTGCACCTCATGGATAGAGCGTGTGATGAATACCGTGTTATCGAGTGCGATGTTGATGCGAAAATCTTCGGGCAACTCCGTTTTCAGGTCTTCGTAACGTTTGTAGAATTCATCTGCAATCGCCACGTAGTTAGAGCCGGGTTGCGGAATGAGGGCGAGTGCGATCATCGGTACGCCGGATTCCTTCAGCATCGTTTCTTCGTTCTCCGGGCCTAACACCGCCTGTCCCACATCGCGCAGGCGGATCTCACTACCGTTTACGTTCTTTATAATAAGGTCGTTAAATTCTTCTTCCGTATCCAGTCGGCCGAACGTACGTACGGTGAGTTCTGTGGCATTGCCGGCGATCTTGCCGGAAGGCAGCTCCACGTTTTCACGCAACAGCGCCTGTTGCACATCACTGGGCGTGAGGCTGTACGACGACAGGCGGGCGGGATCCATCCAGATGCGCATGGCGTATTTTTTCTCCCCCCAGATCTGGATAGTGGATACGCCCGGAATTGTTTGGAGGCGTTCGAGCAGTACGTTCGTGGCGTACTCGGTAATCTCGAGCTGGTTGCGCGTATCGCTCTGCACCGTCATAGAAATAATCGCATCCGAGTTGGCATCCGCTTTACTTACCACGGGTGGTGCGTCGAGGTCGTCGGGCAGCGAACGTTGCGCCTGCGACACCTTATCACGCACGTCGTTGGTGGCAGCTTCCAGGTCTTCGCCCAATTCAAACTCCACCGTAATATTACTGCTACCCTGGCTGCTGAGTGAGGATATGTTTTTAATACCGGCCACACCGTTGATCGCTTTTTCGAGCGGTTCGGTGATCTGTGTTTCGATAATGTCCGAGTTAGCACCCGGGTAGGAAGTACGCACGTTCACCACCGGCGGGTCAATGGCCGGGAAGTCGCGCACCCCCAGGAACGTATAGCCCACCACGCCGAAGATCACGATAATGATATTGATCACGATCGCGAAAACAGGGCGTTTGAGGGACAATGAAGGTAAACTCATAATAAAGCTTTTTACGGGTGACGCTTACTGCACTTTGTTAAACTTGATCGCACTACCCGGCTTCAATTGCTGAATGCCGCTGATGATTACTGTATCGCCCGTTTCCAGGCCGCTGGTGATCTGTACATTGTCTTTATCCCGGATACCGGTTTCTACGACTACGAACTTTGCCTTTCCGCTATCGGCCACGATCACCTTTTTATCGCGGGTGCCGGGGATGATCGCCTGTGAAGGGATCATGATAGCATTAGGAATATCTTTCAGAGAGATGGTTGTTTTTACGAAAGAGCCGGGGAATAGTTTGCCGTTGCGGTTAGGCAGGATGGCGCGGATCTTAACCGTACGCGTGGCCAGGTCGATCTTTGGATCGATGGCATAAATGCTGCCCTGGTAATCGTCCGGGTCGCCGGATGCTTTGAAGGTAACGATGTCGCCTTTCTTTACCGCATTGCGGTATTTTTCCGGTACGGCGAAGTCGATCTTTAACGGATCGAGCTGTTGGAGGGTGGTCATGATCGTGGTGGGTGAAACGATGGCGCCTTCACTCACGTTGCGGAGGCCGATCGTGCCGCCGAAGGGCGCGCGGATCTCCGTTTTCTGTAATTGTACCTTATTAAATTCGATATCTGCCTGGTAAGCGCTTACCTGGTTCGCCGTCACGTCTACATCCTGCTGGCTGATACCATTGATCTTCAAGAGGTTTTCCTGTCGTTTGAGCGTGGTTTTGGACAAGTCCTGCTGTAACTGCAATTTCCGGATCTGTGCTTTGATGTCGCCATCGAACAGTTTGATGAGCAAGGTGCCTTTGCTGACCGTGGTGCCTTCTTTAAAATAGATATTGGTGATGCGTCCGCTGATCTCGGGTTGTAACTGCACCTCTTCATTGCTCTGTAATG
This genomic interval from Chitinophaga horti contains the following:
- a CDS encoding TolC family protein is translated as MKLIKIFLSGLMLLCLTSGVRAQEVLSLEQALDLALKSNFDLRLARNDAEVAANDYAYRNFAFLPSLNATAAKSWTTTAIKQEFANGNKRDTSGIKNQNLQAGINLQWVLFDGLKMFATRQRVEHIKVLGELTVKNQIVNTMAAVINGYYNISQQKQQLHALAEQMSISDERVKLSDAKFQTGLAPKTDWLQAKVDYNAQKAAHLRQQTLILQAKSSLNQLMGVDANSTGYDVQDSIPVNLAMNYGEMQQGIDSINTDLKVAQQNIAYRNWR
- a CDS encoding efflux RND transporter periplasmic adaptor subunit, which translates into the protein MRNKTLRTVLLIAAVAVAAFVVIRLTTGNKKKDPAAAASAPRAAARPVLSDAVIARTSKLDQTIEASGTLQSNEEVQLQPEISGRITNIYFKEGTTVSKGTLLIKLFDGDIKAQIRKLQLQQDLSKTTLKRQENLLKINGISQQDVDVTANQVSAYQADIEFNKVQLQKTEIRAPFGGTIGLRNVSEGAIVSPTTIMTTLQQLDPLKIDFAVPEKYRNAVKKGDIVTFKASGDPDDYQGSIYAIDPKIDLATRTVKIRAILPNRNGKLFPGSFVKTTISLKDIPNAIMIPSQAIIPGTRDKKVIVADSGKAKFVVVETGIRDKDNVQITSGLETGDTVIISGIQQLKPGSAIKFNKVQ
- a CDS encoding TolC family protein, whose translation is MKERKGELFPVIAFNSTYNFNRTRANAAINQFSTIFNQNGGLNYGFSATVPIFNQFNKQREIRNARLDIAYQQISLENRRSVVNLALSNAFKDYEYFKQALALEEENLDLAKENVMVALERFKQGVSTTLELKEAQQSLEDSYNRLIQARYNTKLSETELLRLRGDLLR
- a CDS encoding efflux RND transporter permease subunit, which produces MSLPSLSLKRPVFAIVINIIIVIFGVVGYTFLGVRDFPAIDPPVVNVRTSYPGANSDIIETQITEPLEKAINGVAGIKNISSLSSQGSSNITVEFELGEDLEAATNDVRDKVSQAQRSLPDDLDAPPVVSKADANSDAIISMTVQSDTRNQLEITEYATNVLLERLQTIPGVSTIQIWGEKKYAMRIWMDPARLSSYSLTPSDVQQALLRENVELPSGKIAGNATELTVRTFGRLDTEEEFNDLIIKNVNGSEIRLRDVGQAVLGPENEETMLKESGVPMIALALIPQPGSNYVAIADEFYKRYEDLKTELPEDFRINIALDNTVFITRSIHEVQETLVISLVLVVIIIYLFFRDWLMAVRPLADIPVSLIGAFFIMYVLGFTINILTLLAIVLAIGLVVDDGIVVTENIYKKIEAGMPRMRAAKEGSEEIFFAVIATSITLAFVFLPIIFLQGFVGQLFREFGIVVAGAVIISAFVSLTLTPVLNVKLGRKTHTHSKFYLKTEPFFQGMENGYKSSLEKFMKVKWVAGVIIVGCLAMMYFLFRGLQSELAPMEDRSTFRLSVTAPEGTSYDYMQNYVDKLSQFMADSIPEKRIVLTVTAPGFSGAGSVNSAFANVALVDPKERERSQKEIVNMVNRNMYQFPQGKVFAIEQQTIQVGRRQGLPVAFVLQNINFDKLAAVIPRFVEEANANPVFQGVDVDLKFNKPELRIHINREKATELGVSVADISGTLQLALSNQRYGFFVRNGKQYQVMGQVFRGNRDDPNDLQNIYVRNAAGEAIQLDNLVTISEETSPPVIYHYNRYKSATISANVAPGKTIGDGIQEMYNIYDKLQKEKVIDDSFDTALSGSSRDYAESGSNTMFALALALVLIYLVLAAQFESWIDPLIIMLTVPLAFAGAFLSLTIFGQTWNIFSQIGVIMLIGLVTKNGILIVEFANHKRDEGLNKDTAAVIGASMRLRPILMTSLAMALGALPIAMSLGAAATSRIPLGIVIVGGIMFSLVLTLYVIPAMYAIMSRRKKNTEFEQAVAEEREESEAEAAMAHS